One window from the genome of Candidatus Omnitrophota bacterium encodes:
- a CDS encoding proton-conducting transporter membrane subunit, whose protein sequence is MHQVSPVLFVAIPLTAAFFIILLARALKQLEYIFSILASSVLFLLSLSVLFFIPKATNNIFVYKLGAWLPALGVSLALDGLSALMLVTVNLISFLVTIYSLGYMQRYSDKWKFSALFMLMLAGMNGIIISADLFSIYVFLEVASIAGYALVAFGTESEDLEASFKYAVMGSVASIFILLGIAMLYSYTSTLNMADMAAVLSAKPQGMIIRFVTVLFLAGFGLKAAIVPFHAWLADAHPSAPAPVSAILSGVFIKTSGIYALSRVIFNILGVYGKVLWVFIILGVLSMVAGAFLAIAQKDIKRMFAYSSVSQIGYIIFALGINTPLAIFAALFHLVNHALFKSLLFLDAGAIEYSTGTRRLDKLGGLSSRLPVTCSTSLIGSLAISGIPPLGGFWSKLLIVIAAVQARYFGLALTAVLVSIITLAYYLKFQNFTFFGKSETSRKDIKEVPLSMKMPMIILAVICVLSGLLLAPAFRPFLQRAAEVLSSGNNYQNISAGAIK, encoded by the coding sequence ATGCATCAGGTATCGCCGGTATTATTTGTCGCTATTCCTTTAACAGCAGCATTCTTTATTATCCTTTTAGCGAGGGCATTAAAGCAGCTGGAGTATATTTTTTCTATACTGGCCAGTTCCGTACTTTTTTTGTTATCCTTAAGCGTCTTATTCTTTATACCCAAGGCAACAAATAATATATTTGTTTATAAACTGGGCGCCTGGCTTCCGGCGCTGGGCGTATCTTTGGCCCTTGACGGTTTGAGCGCTTTAATGCTGGTTACGGTCAATCTGATTAGTTTCTTAGTTACAATATATTCTTTAGGTTATATGCAACGCTATAGCGACAAATGGAAATTCTCTGCCTTATTTATGCTGATGTTGGCAGGGATGAACGGGATAATTATAAGTGCGGATTTATTCAGTATCTATGTATTTTTGGAAGTCGCCTCTATAGCCGGTTATGCCTTGGTTGCTTTTGGCACTGAGTCAGAAGACCTGGAGGCCTCTTTTAAATATGCGGTGATGGGTTCTGTGGCTTCTATCTTTATTCTCCTGGGCATAGCCATGCTCTATAGTTATACTTCTACCTTGAATATGGCGGATATGGCCGCGGTATTATCCGCGAAACCCCAAGGTATGATCATTCGATTTGTAACGGTTTTATTCTTAGCCGGTTTTGGCCTGAAGGCCGCAATAGTCCCTTTTCATGCCTGGCTGGCGGATGCGCATCCGTCTGCCCCGGCGCCGGTATCCGCAATTCTATCAGGGGTATTTATTAAAACCTCAGGCATATATGCCTTAAGCAGGGTTATTTTTAATATCCTGGGAGTTTACGGTAAAGTGCTCTGGGTTTTTATAATCCTGGGGGTATTGTCAATGGTAGCAGGGGCATTTCTGGCAATAGCGCAGAAGGATATTAAAAGGATGTTTGCCTATTCTAGCGTCAGCCAGATAGGTTATATTATCTTTGCCCTCGGGATTAACACGCCCTTAGCTATTTTTGCTGCCTTATTCCATCTGGTCAATCATGCCTTATTTAAGTCGCTCCTCTTTTTGGATGCCGGCGCAATAGAGTATTCTACCGGCACGCGCCGGCTCGATAAATTAGGAGGGTTAAGCAGCCGCCTGCCTGTTACGTGCTCCACAAGTTTAATCGGTTCCTTGGCTATTTCGGGCATTCCGCCTTTGGGCGGTTTCTGGAGTAAGTTACTTATTGTTATAGCAGCAGTCCAGGCGCGCTACTTTGGACTGGCCCTGACGGCAGTGCTGGTGAGTATAATCACCCTCGCTTATTATTTAAAATTCCAGAATTTTACATTTTTCGGCAAATCCGAAACCAGCCGGAAGGATATAAAAGAGGTACCCCTGAGCATGAAGATGCCTATGATTATTTTGGCAGTTATCTGCGTATTGAGCGGGTTATTATTGGCCCCTGCATTCAGGCCTTTTCTTCAGAGGGCAGCCGAGGTTTTATCGTCAGGCAATAATTATCAGAATATCTCCGCGGGTGCAATAAAATGA
- a CDS encoding Na+/H+ antiporter subunit E, producing the protein MIKTRIILFILAWLVYLLLSWSLSLGDLIAGVLLALTVSWLTHDLFIQDPHIFKDLKRYLWFIYYIPLFIWECIKANVDSAYRIVHPALPIRPGIVKVKTTLKSDIGLVFLANTLTLKPGTMTVDIDKENGFLYVHWVEVGSEDMRQATDMVIGKFERILKRIFE; encoded by the coding sequence ATGATAAAGACGCGTATAATCCTGTTTATATTGGCATGGCTAGTTTACCTATTATTAAGCTGGTCCTTGTCTCTGGGGGATTTAATTGCGGGGGTGCTCTTGGCTTTGACGGTTTCCTGGTTAACCCACGATTTATTTATACAGGATCCCCATATTTTTAAGGATCTTAAGCGCTACCTCTGGTTTATTTATTATATTCCTTTATTTATCTGGGAATGTATCAAGGCAAATGTTGACAGCGCCTACCGTATAGTGCATCCTGCCTTACCTATACGGCCGGGGATCGTCAAAGTAAAGACTACCCTGAAGTCGGATATTGGGTTAGTATTCCTAGCCAATACCCTCACCCTTAAGCCGGGCACTATGACTGTGGATATCGATAAAGAAAATGGTTTTTTATATGTGCACTGGGTTGAGGTTGGGAGTGAAGATATGCGGCAGGCAACAGACATGGTTATCGGCAAGTTCGAACGCATACTGAAGAGGATATTTGAATGA
- a CDS encoding cation:proton antiporter produces MKRLRWFLGLIIILFIFSAILFYPLPSLLEWQSVFLKKAFFILLFCGVFCLWRVLKGPTAVDRVVAIDILGIIIVGFCAILGIPTGRDWYIDIGIAWALQSFISILALAKYLEGKNFEE; encoded by the coding sequence ATGAAGAGGCTGCGCTGGTTTTTGGGGCTAATAATTATTTTATTTATTTTTTCCGCGATTCTGTTTTACCCTTTACCGTCTTTACTGGAATGGCAGTCCGTATTTTTAAAAAAGGCATTTTTTATCCTGCTTTTCTGCGGCGTATTCTGTTTGTGGCGCGTATTAAAAGGCCCGACCGCCGTGGATAGGGTGGTAGCTATAGATATCCTGGGGATTATCATTGTGGGCTTCTGCGCTATTTTAGGCATTCCTACGGGCCGCGACTGGTACATTGATATCGGTATTGCCTGGGCGCTGCAGAGTTTTATTTCCATTTTGGCTTTGGCTAAATACCTGGAAGGAAAAAATTTTGAGGAATAA
- the mnhG gene encoding monovalent cation/H(+) antiporter subunit G gives MNEIFGMVMIMVGLGFNFLGCLGLIRLPDVYNRLHASIKCVTLGTSSILFGLFLYKGFTACGAKALLCILFLALTAPVSAHVLSRSAHKSGVKLWEKSVCDKYAEDKK, from the coding sequence ATGAATGAGATTTTCGGCATGGTTATGATTATGGTCGGTTTGGGGTTTAATTTTTTAGGTTGCCTGGGGCTGATAAGGCTGCCCGACGTCTATAACCGCTTGCATGCCTCTATCAAATGCGTGACCTTAGGGACCAGCAGCATACTTTTCGGCTTATTCCTCTATAAAGGTTTTACTGCCTGCGGGGCGAAGGCCCTTTTATGCATATTATTTCTGGCATTAACCGCTCCTGTGTCAGCTCACGTCTTATCCAGGAGCGCGCATAAATCAGGCGTGAAGCTTTGGGAAAAGTCAGTCTGCGATAAGTACGCAGAAGATAAAAAATGA
- a CDS encoding 4Fe-4S binding protein, giving the protein MKYPKLRELKEAIRALIKGPYTSKFPYQPHKPFERFRGKPEFHEKDCVGCGACFQVCPSGAIKMEDTRGKRVLTLNWDMCIFCGQCQANCITGKGIMLSNEFDLATTGKRGELKQTIEKEFIVCCCCGENIIPYAQMLWVANKLGPLCFSNASLMLFYLKDLGLAPETECPPKEGFGFRRADRIEVLCPRCRRLAVLKS; this is encoded by the coding sequence ATGAAATATCCCAAACTAAGAGAATTAAAAGAAGCAATAAGGGCACTCATCAAGGGTCCTTACACTTCTAAGTTTCCTTACCAGCCGCATAAGCCTTTTGAGAGATTCCGGGGAAAGCCGGAATTCCACGAGAAAGATTGCGTGGGTTGCGGCGCCTGTTTTCAGGTCTGCCCGTCAGGGGCAATCAAGATGGAAGATACCAGAGGCAAGAGGGTCCTGACGCTGAATTGGGATATGTGCATATTCTGCGGGCAATGCCAGGCCAATTGCATAACCGGTAAAGGCATTATGCTTTCCAATGAATTCGATTTAGCGACAACGGGAAAAAGAGGGGAGCTAAAACAGACGATAGAAAAGGAATTTATTGTTTGCTGCTGTTGCGGTGAAAACATTATACCTTACGCGCAGATGCTCTGGGTAGCCAATAAACTCGGCCCGCTTTGTTTCTCCAATGCTTCGTTGATGCTTTTTTATCTAAAAGACTTAGGACTCGCCCCTGAAACAGAATGCCCTCCTAAGGAAGGATTCGGATTCCGGCGCGCTGACCGTATAGAAGTCCTCTGCCCCCGCTGCCGGCGCCTAGCTGTGCTCAAATCCTAA